The following are encoded together in the Pseudodesulfovibrio indicus genome:
- a CDS encoding universal stress protein, with product MFKKILLATSGAPSTFGAARVAFDMAKRYGAEVLVFNVMGVPTKAFSQVVNDVRTGEEIEVDDEYRSWVEEELKSTFEKQIESVKYAKIITTTGVPHREILRVARAEDVDLIVMGASSGDSSAYRKGYPGSTLQRVAKAARCPVMTVHRETASYWGGFGNIVFATDFSKQAENAFKFALAQARDLDCDLTLFHALDISGKVLDQNAIEDQLIAARTRIRETYGPMMGDFKNFDIEVWEGVPYVEIVKLARERSADLVVMAHHSRELDPELARIGSTMEQVILRAGCPVVSVSKPDKV from the coding sequence ATGTTCAAGAAGATTCTACTGGCAACCAGCGGTGCTCCGTCCACCTTCGGCGCCGCCCGCGTGGCCTTCGACATGGCCAAGCGGTACGGGGCCGAGGTCCTGGTGTTCAACGTCATGGGCGTTCCCACCAAGGCCTTTTCCCAGGTGGTCAACGACGTCCGCACCGGCGAGGAGATCGAGGTTGACGACGAGTACCGGTCCTGGGTCGAGGAGGAGCTGAAATCCACCTTCGAGAAGCAGATCGAGTCCGTGAAGTACGCCAAGATCATCACCACCACCGGCGTGCCGCACCGCGAGATCCTGCGGGTCGCCCGCGCCGAGGACGTGGACCTGATCGTCATGGGCGCCAGCTCCGGCGACTCGTCGGCCTACCGCAAGGGGTACCCCGGCTCCACGCTGCAGCGCGTGGCCAAGGCCGCCCGCTGCCCGGTGATGACCGTGCACCGCGAGACCGCCTCCTACTGGGGCGGCTTCGGCAACATCGTCTTCGCCACCGACTTCTCCAAGCAGGCGGAGAACGCCTTCAAGTTCGCCCTGGCCCAGGCCAGGGACCTGGACTGCGACCTGACCCTGTTCCACGCCCTGGACATCAGCGGCAAGGTGCTGGACCAGAACGCCATCGAAGACCAACTCATCGCCGCCCGGACCCGCATCCGCGAGACCTACGGCCCGATGATGGGCGACTTCAAGAACTTCGACATCGAAGTCTGGGAAGGCGTGCCCTACGTGGAGATCGTCAAGCTCGCCCGCGAGCGGTCCGCCGACCTGGTGGTCATGGCGCACCATTCGCGCGAGCTGGACCCGGAACTGGCCCGCATCGGCTCCACCATGGAGCAGGTCATCCTGCGCGCCGGTTGCCCGGTGGTCAGCGTGTCCAAGCCGGACAAGGTATAG
- a CDS encoding PAS domain S-box protein — protein sequence MLKRFRESLIAKMILSGGVTLLLCIFLWTGFNVYYFKSNVVSNVMSDIEMVSDTIMLALHYAMMLDNEEDIKENINNISKQEEIESIRVYNKQGRIVFSNIPEEIGKVISQHAPSCWICHQYDPPPPNMPLEKRTRMVESGKRQLMAIMTPIANSEGCSPGPCHVHEKDEQVLGLLDVTVNMESKNAMILMFERANMGISVVVFAATFLALFAFTYRFIFRPIRRLITATRGISGEKGHTDIDIEQVDEIGTLGEAFNMMGRRVTEKHRELMEQREEFRNLFDNVPCLVSVVDTDYRVIRHNKAYEQHFGLPMGKRCWQVNKGRLEKCEVCPVDRTFQDGLPHMSEESGMAKNGHPIHWIVYTSPVRNEDGKVVAAMEMMIDITHRRELESKLAASEHRYHAIFDSIPNAVFVLDRETLEILNCNEPSQEMYGWTQLELRGRSFMGFFRPGEAKDWEEQLRTCPAIELCTHVDKSGRQFFVFLRISPARFEERDTLIVTCTDVTRKVEAEQQLIQASKMTTLGEMSTGVAHELNQPLTILKAISNLLTRKVENGTEVAPDIMREMADGISTHVDRAAKIIEHMREFGRKSDLRTMPVQVNEVLERGFEFFHQQLMVHNIEVVWDLDPDLPLIMADSNRLEQVVINLLLNARDAIEDRWAGNKENPDKRVLITSAGTPDKVVFRICDTGEGIPPAIRERLFEPFFTTKNVGKGTGLGLSISYGIVTDYGGDIRASSWDEGGACFEITFPRAECEL from the coding sequence GTGCTCAAGAGATTCCGCGAGAGTCTGATCGCGAAGATGATCCTGTCGGGCGGCGTGACGCTGCTCCTGTGCATCTTCCTGTGGACCGGGTTCAACGTCTACTACTTCAAGAGCAACGTGGTCTCCAACGTCATGTCCGACATCGAGATGGTGTCCGACACGATCATGCTCGCCCTGCACTATGCGATGATGCTCGACAACGAAGAGGACATCAAAGAGAACATCAACAACATCAGCAAGCAGGAAGAGATCGAGTCCATCCGGGTCTACAACAAGCAGGGACGCATCGTCTTTTCGAACATCCCGGAGGAGATAGGCAAGGTCATCTCCCAGCACGCGCCCTCCTGCTGGATCTGCCACCAGTACGACCCGCCGCCGCCCAACATGCCGCTCGAGAAGCGCACCCGCATGGTCGAGTCGGGCAAGCGCCAGCTCATGGCCATCATGACCCCCATCGCCAACTCAGAGGGATGCTCGCCCGGCCCGTGCCACGTGCACGAAAAGGACGAACAGGTCCTCGGCCTGCTGGACGTGACCGTGAACATGGAGTCCAAGAACGCCATGATCCTCATGTTCGAGCGCGCCAACATGGGCATCTCGGTGGTCGTGTTCGCGGCCACCTTCCTGGCCCTGTTCGCCTTCACCTACCGGTTCATCTTCCGGCCCATCCGGCGGCTCATCACCGCCACCCGGGGCATCAGCGGCGAAAAGGGCCACACCGACATCGACATCGAGCAGGTGGACGAGATCGGCACCCTGGGCGAGGCCTTCAACATGATGGGCCGCAGGGTCACCGAGAAGCACCGCGAGCTCATGGAGCAGCGCGAGGAGTTCCGCAACCTGTTCGACAACGTACCCTGCCTGGTCTCGGTGGTGGACACCGACTACCGGGTGATCCGGCACAACAAGGCGTACGAGCAACACTTCGGCCTGCCCATGGGCAAGCGATGCTGGCAGGTGAACAAGGGACGGCTGGAGAAGTGCGAGGTCTGTCCCGTGGACCGGACCTTCCAGGACGGGCTGCCGCACATGTCCGAGGAGTCGGGCATGGCCAAGAACGGGCATCCCATCCACTGGATCGTGTACACCTCCCCGGTGCGCAACGAGGACGGCAAGGTGGTGGCCGCCATGGAGATGATGATCGACATCACCCACCGCCGCGAGCTGGAATCCAAGCTGGCCGCGTCCGAACACCGCTACCACGCCATCTTCGACTCCATCCCCAACGCGGTCTTCGTCCTGGACCGGGAGACCCTGGAAATCCTCAACTGCAACGAGCCCTCCCAGGAGATGTACGGCTGGACCCAGCTGGAGCTGCGCGGCCGTTCGTTCATGGGCTTCTTCCGGCCCGGCGAGGCCAAGGACTGGGAGGAGCAGCTGCGCACCTGCCCGGCCATCGAGCTGTGCACCCACGTGGACAAGTCCGGGCGGCAGTTCTTCGTCTTCCTGCGCATCTCCCCGGCCCGGTTCGAGGAGCGCGACACGCTCATCGTCACCTGCACGGACGTGACCCGCAAGGTCGAGGCCGAGCAGCAGCTCATCCAGGCCAGCAAGATGACCACCCTGGGCGAGATGTCCACGGGCGTGGCCCACGAGCTGAACCAGCCCCTGACCATCCTCAAGGCGATCTCGAACCTGCTGACGCGCAAGGTGGAGAACGGGACCGAAGTGGCCCCGGACATCATGCGCGAGATGGCGGACGGCATCTCCACCCACGTGGACCGCGCCGCCAAGATCATCGAGCACATGCGCGAGTTCGGGCGCAAGTCCGACCTGCGGACCATGCCGGTGCAGGTCAACGAGGTCCTGGAACGCGGCTTCGAGTTCTTCCACCAGCAGCTCATGGTCCACAACATCGAGGTGGTCTGGGACCTGGACCCGGACCTGCCGCTGATCATGGCCGACTCCAACCGGCTGGAGCAGGTGGTCATCAACCTGCTGCTCAACGCCCGCGACGCCATCGAGGACCGCTGGGCCGGGAACAAGGAGAACCCGGACAAGCGCGTCCTGATCACCTCGGCGGGAACGCCCGACAAGGTCGTGTTCCGCATCTGCGACACGGGCGAGGGCATCCCCCCGGCCATCCGCGAGCGGCTGTTCGAGCCGTTCTTCACCACCAAGAACGTGGGCAAGGGGACCGGCCTGGGGCTGTCCATTTCCTACGGCATCGTCACCGACTACGGCGGGGACATCCGCGCCTCCTCCTGGGACGAGGGCGGCGCCTGCTTTGAAATCACCTTCCCCAGGGCCGAGTGCGAACTGTAG
- the divK gene encoding DVU0259 family response regulator domain-containing protein yields MSKKILIVDDDKEIRSYLSELLGDNGYETVTATDGAEAVEIAKTEKPDLITLDLEMPNEWGPRFYRKISQDETLKRTPVVVISGLNAIKYAIPKAIASLTKPFEPAQLLKIVKDAIG; encoded by the coding sequence ATGTCCAAGAAGATCCTGATCGTCGACGACGACAAGGAAATCCGTTCGTATCTGTCCGAACTGCTCGGTGACAACGGTTATGAGACCGTGACCGCCACCGACGGGGCCGAGGCTGTCGAGATCGCCAAGACCGAGAAGCCCGACCTGATCACGCTGGACCTGGAAATGCCCAACGAATGGGGTCCGCGGTTCTACCGCAAGATCAGCCAGGACGAGACGCTGAAGCGCACCCCGGTGGTGGTCATCAGCGGGCTCAACGCGATCAAGTACGCTATTCCCAAGGCGATCGCAAGCCTTACCAAGCCTTTTGAACCCGCCCAGCTGCTGAAGATCGTCAAGGACGCAATCGGCTAA
- the divK gene encoding DVU0259 family response regulator domain-containing protein yields the protein MPKKIMVVDDDPDIVDYLISVFEDHGYDTCRASDGISAYEVAMAERPDLITLDIEMPHEWGPRFYRRLTSEKEFSDIPVIVISGLSGIHLAIRRAVATIKKPFDPADVIQIVREALGD from the coding sequence ATGCCAAAGAAAATCATGGTGGTGGACGACGATCCGGACATCGTCGATTACCTCATCAGCGTATTCGAAGACCACGGATACGATACCTGCCGCGCTTCCGACGGAATCTCAGCCTATGAAGTGGCCATGGCCGAAAGGCCGGACCTCATCACGCTGGACATCGAGATGCCCCACGAATGGGGCCCGCGATTCTACCGTCGGCTTACCAGTGAGAAGGAATTCTCCGACATCCCGGTGATCGTCATCTCCGGGCTTTCGGGAATCCACCTGGCCATCAGGCGGGCCGTGGCGACCATCAAGAAGCCCTTCGACCCGGCGGATGTGATCCAGATCGTGCGGGAAGCGCTGGGCGATTAG
- a CDS encoding response regulator, translating into MDFKRLLLVDDEEGVRRFLGLSLMDLGYEVETAANGREALDMFDGFRPNIVFTDIKMPVMDGIELLKAIKEKSPDTEVVMITGHGDMDLAIESLKFDASDFITKPINNDVLEVSLERARERYRMKLQLREYTENLERLVEEKTQRIVELERQKAASQVVEGLSAALSDAARDVETGYGLFNELPCLVSIHNRYLEIVAHNTLFEERLGNQVGNNSFDIYSDRNSPGNACPVQRTFETGRGQRSKENFLGKDGEEIPVTVFTAPLPNTEGDIELVLDISVDMTELKRLHDELLTTQYKYQRLFDEAPCYITVQNPDLSIAEANRRFIEDFGEASGKPCYTAYKHRDEQCGDCLVRETFKDGLSRQHETVVTTLKGERKNMLVQSAPIHDVSGKVVQAMEMSTDITEIRRLQDHLTSLGIMLGSMSHGVKGMLTSLDGGIYRLESGLNKGDEERVAAATKTLKSMIGRVKKMVLDILYYAKSRELETETVDAAEFLRSTSDIVAPKAETACVEFIRDIPDGLGMLKADTAALSAALVNFLENGVDAGECRMGARLEFSARREGAELIVTVADNGMGMDRETRDKIFTLFFSSKGKKGTGIGLFISNQTIEQHGGSITVESAPDKGSTFTITLPAGDGA; encoded by the coding sequence ATGGATTTCAAACGGTTGCTGCTCGTTGATGACGAGGAAGGCGTTCGCCGCTTCCTCGGCCTGTCGCTGATGGACCTCGGCTACGAAGTCGAAACCGCCGCCAACGGCCGCGAAGCCCTCGACATGTTCGACGGGTTCAGGCCCAATATCGTCTTCACCGACATCAAGATGCCCGTCATGGACGGCATAGAGCTCCTTAAGGCCATCAAGGAGAAGTCCCCCGACACCGAGGTGGTCATGATCACCGGCCACGGCGACATGGACCTGGCCATCGAGTCGCTCAAGTTCGACGCCTCGGACTTCATCACCAAGCCCATCAACAACGACGTCCTCGAGGTCTCCCTGGAGCGCGCCCGCGAGCGGTACCGGATGAAGCTCCAGCTGCGCGAGTACACCGAGAACCTGGAGCGGCTGGTGGAGGAGAAGACCCAGCGCATCGTCGAGCTGGAACGCCAGAAGGCCGCCTCCCAGGTGGTCGAGGGGCTGTCCGCGGCCCTGTCCGACGCGGCCCGCGACGTGGAGACCGGCTACGGCCTGTTCAACGAGCTGCCCTGCCTGGTGTCCATCCACAACCGCTATCTCGAGATCGTGGCCCACAACACCCTGTTCGAGGAGCGCCTCGGCAACCAGGTGGGCAACAACAGCTTCGATATCTACTCCGACCGCAACTCGCCGGGCAACGCCTGCCCGGTGCAGCGCACCTTCGAGACCGGGCGCGGCCAGCGGAGCAAGGAAAATTTCCTGGGCAAGGACGGCGAGGAAATTCCGGTAACGGTCTTCACCGCCCCCCTGCCGAACACCGAGGGCGACATAGAGCTGGTCCTGGACATCTCCGTGGACATGACCGAGCTCAAGCGCCTCCACGACGAGCTTTTGACCACCCAGTACAAGTACCAGCGGCTGTTCGACGAGGCCCCCTGCTACATCACCGTGCAGAACCCGGACCTGTCCATCGCCGAGGCCAACCGGCGGTTCATCGAGGACTTCGGCGAGGCCTCTGGCAAGCCGTGCTACACCGCCTACAAGCACCGCGACGAGCAGTGCGGCGACTGCCTGGTCCGCGAGACCTTCAAGGACGGCCTGTCGCGCCAGCACGAGACCGTGGTCACCACCCTCAAGGGCGAGCGCAAGAACATGCTCGTCCAGTCCGCGCCCATCCACGACGTCTCCGGCAAGGTCGTCCAGGCCATGGAGATGTCCACGGACATCACCGAGATCCGCAGGCTCCAGGACCACCTGACCTCGCTCGGCATCATGCTCGGCTCCATGTCCCACGGCGTGAAGGGCATGCTGACCTCCCTGGACGGCGGCATCTACCGCCTCGAATCCGGCCTGAACAAAGGCGACGAGGAGCGCGTGGCCGCGGCCACCAAGACCCTCAAGTCCATGATCGGCCGGGTCAAGAAGATGGTCCTCGACATCCTCTACTACGCCAAGTCGCGGGAGCTGGAGACCGAGACCGTGGACGCGGCCGAGTTCCTGCGCTCCACGTCGGACATCGTGGCCCCCAAGGCGGAGACCGCCTGCGTGGAGTTCATCCGCGACATCCCCGACGGCCTGGGCATGCTCAAGGCCGACACCGCGGCCCTGTCCGCGGCCCTGGTCAACTTCCTGGAGAACGGGGTGGACGCCGGCGAATGCCGCATGGGCGCCCGGCTCGAGTTCTCGGCCCGGCGCGAGGGCGCGGAACTCATCGTCACCGTGGCCGACAACGGCATGGGCATGGACCGCGAGACCAGGGACAAGATATTCACCCTCTTCTTCTCCTCCAAGGGCAAGAAGGGCACGGGCATCGGCCTGTTCATATCCAACCAGACCATCGAACAGCACGGCGGCTCGATCACCGTGGAGTCGGCCCCGGACAAGGGTTCGACCTTCACCATCACCCTGCCCGCCGGCGACGGGGCGTAG
- the hmcF gene encoding sulfate respiration complex iron-sulfur protein HmcF, whose product MPEGKFCNKTPINTDEQLKATLGDKGGKQYYEEMNHLDVDSDKLWATIQKTMKSRTKTWLEICAHCGLCAESCFLYQVNGRVPEQVPSYKIQSTLGVMVKKKGKVDNEFMQMCMETAWSKCTCCNRCGMYCPHGIDMGVMFGYLRGLLYSQGFVPWELKIGSGMHRVYRAQMDVTTEDWVETCEWMAEENEEEWPGLEIPVDKEGADIMYTCNAREPKHYPEDIAEAAILFHVAGENWTVPSEGWEQTSLSMFAGDWECCKDNVLNVYSALERLKPKRAIGTECGHAHRATVIEGPYWAGRPDGQPPVPYIHYVEWLAEALRTGKLKIDPSKRIKEPVTLQDSCNYVRNQGLKDVTREIISYIVEPGYFVEMAPNKEHNYCCGGGGGFNGIGKYREQRNMALRKKMEQILDTGCKLVIAPCHNCWDAIRDLEEEYEIGIRWSFLKPLVIKMLDVPEHLRPEE is encoded by the coding sequence ATGCCTGAAGGAAAATTCTGCAACAAGACGCCCATCAACACCGACGAGCAGCTCAAGGCCACGCTCGGCGACAAGGGCGGCAAGCAATATTACGAAGAGATGAACCATCTGGACGTGGACTCGGACAAGCTCTGGGCCACCATCCAGAAGACCATGAAGTCCAGGACCAAGACCTGGCTCGAAATCTGCGCCCACTGCGGCCTGTGCGCCGAGTCCTGCTTCCTGTACCAGGTCAACGGCCGGGTGCCCGAACAGGTCCCGTCCTACAAGATCCAGTCCACGCTCGGCGTGATGGTCAAGAAGAAGGGCAAGGTCGACAACGAGTTCATGCAGATGTGCATGGAGACCGCCTGGTCCAAGTGCACCTGCTGCAACCGCTGCGGCATGTACTGCCCCCACGGCATCGACATGGGCGTCATGTTCGGCTACCTGCGCGGCCTGCTCTACTCCCAGGGCTTCGTGCCGTGGGAGCTGAAGATCGGCTCCGGCATGCACCGCGTGTACCGCGCCCAGATGGACGTGACCACCGAAGACTGGGTCGAGACCTGCGAGTGGATGGCCGAGGAGAACGAAGAGGAATGGCCGGGTCTTGAGATCCCCGTCGACAAGGAAGGCGCGGACATCATGTACACCTGCAACGCCCGCGAGCCCAAGCACTACCCCGAAGACATCGCCGAGGCGGCGATCCTCTTCCACGTGGCGGGCGAGAACTGGACCGTGCCCTCCGAGGGCTGGGAGCAGACCTCCCTGTCCATGTTCGCCGGCGACTGGGAATGCTGCAAGGACAACGTCCTGAACGTCTACTCCGCCCTGGAGCGCCTGAAGCCCAAGCGCGCCATCGGCACCGAGTGCGGCCACGCCCACCGCGCCACCGTCATCGAAGGCCCGTACTGGGCCGGCCGTCCCGACGGCCAGCCGCCGGTCCCCTACATCCACTACGTCGAATGGCTGGCCGAGGCCCTGCGCACCGGCAAGCTCAAGATCGACCCGTCCAAGCGCATCAAGGAGCCGGTCACCCTCCAGGACTCGTGCAACTACGTGCGCAACCAGGGGCTCAAGGACGTCACCCGCGAGATCATCAGCTACATCGTCGAGCCGGGATACTTCGTGGAGATGGCGCCCAACAAGGAGCACAACTACTGCTGCGGCGGCGGTGGCGGATTCAACGGCATCGGCAAGTACCGCGAACAGCGGAACATGGCCCTGCGCAAGAAGATGGAGCAGATCCTCGACACGGGCTGCAAGCTCGTCATCGCGCCTTGCCACAACTGCTGGGACGCCATCCGCGACCTGGAGGAAGAGTACGAGATCGGCATCCGCTGGTCCTTCCTCAAGCCGCTGGTCATCAAGATGCTGGACGTGCCCGAGCATCTCCGCCCCGAGGAATAA
- the hmcD gene encoding sulfate respiration complex protein HmcD: MEFYTVQDYYTFTKGCVYLIMGGILVAATLYWQFLMGGNKKDD, translated from the coding sequence ATGGAATTCTACACTGTGCAGGACTACTACACCTTCACCAAAGGCTGCGTGTACCTCATCATGGGCGGAATCCTGGTAGCGGCGACCCTCTACTGGCAGTTCCTGATGGGCGGAAACAAAAAGGACGACTAG
- a CDS encoding NapC/NirT family cytochrome c, translating to MERKTKAVLLVLCGIVIAFPLFSMTYYTMVRTSTPEFCGSCHEIRPAVMAWKTSTHVNNAQGFVADCMDCHLPAPHDTVDFFFTKTMHGMKDVFAHFTGGDETYDRKVMRERIWSTMKNDQCMKCHRNILHIPGKRGAMLAHRKVLYAAGGQEYRCTDCHRDLVHNDRQFFDYKQFSAPYRASGLPHLGI from the coding sequence ATGGAGCGAAAAACCAAAGCGGTCCTGTTGGTCCTCTGCGGCATCGTGATCGCATTCCCGCTCTTCAGCATGACCTACTACACCATGGTCAGGACCTCGACGCCGGAGTTCTGCGGCTCCTGCCACGAGATCCGGCCGGCCGTCATGGCCTGGAAGACCTCGACCCACGTCAACAACGCCCAGGGCTTCGTGGCCGACTGCATGGACTGCCACCTGCCCGCGCCGCACGACACGGTCGATTTCTTCTTCACCAAGACCATGCACGGGATGAAGGACGTCTTCGCCCATTTCACGGGCGGGGACGAGACTTATGATCGAAAGGTCATGCGCGAGCGCATCTGGTCGACCATGAAGAACGACCAGTGCATGAAGTGCCACCGCAACATCCTGCACATCCCCGGCAAGCGCGGGGCCATGCTGGCGCACCGCAAGGTGCTCTATGCCGCGGGCGGCCAGGAGTATCGCTGCACGGACTGTCACCGGGACCTGGTCCACAACGACAGGCAATTCTTTGACTACAAGCAGTTCAGCGCGCCCTACCGGGCCAGCGGGCTGCCCCATCTGGGCATCTAG
- a CDS encoding RrF2 family transcriptional regulator: protein MKLTTRSRYGTRLLLDIALHSPDGSPVPSKDTADREGLSLKYLEKLIKMLKQAGYVKGKRGPNGGNVLVRKPEDISIGEVARILDGEEQVLGCEGDPSTCPRAAVCLKRSIWDDASLAMYRMLDSYTLRDLMKDAFLCPENPPEMTE, encoded by the coding sequence ATGAAACTGACCACACGCAGCAGATACGGCACCCGGTTGCTTCTGGACATCGCCCTCCACTCCCCGGACGGCAGCCCGGTCCCGAGCAAGGACACCGCCGACCGCGAGGGACTCTCCCTCAAATACCTCGAAAAGCTCATCAAGATGCTCAAGCAGGCGGGCTATGTGAAGGGCAAGCGCGGCCCCAACGGGGGCAACGTGCTGGTCCGAAAGCCCGAGGACATCTCCATCGGCGAGGTGGCCCGCATCCTGGACGGCGAGGAACAGGTCCTGGGCTGCGAGGGCGACCCGTCCACCTGCCCGCGCGCGGCCGTCTGCCTCAAGCGCTCCATCTGGGACGACGCCTCCCTGGCCATGTACCGGATGCTTGATTCCTACACCCTGCGCGACCTGATGAAGGACGCGTTCCTCTGCCCCGAGAACCCGCCCGAAATGACCGAATAG
- a CDS encoding SUMF1/EgtB/PvdO family nonheme iron enzyme — protein sequence MRTLILVSLAAVLLALSSPARASSRVALVIGNSDYEQAPLQNPANDATDIATALIELGFEVNLLKNGDRNQMERAINAFGKNLRGAEIGLFYFAGHGAEVEGINYLFPLHAGIDSEADVKYRTVDSRYVLAEMEGAGPRSSIIILDACRNNPFVRKFRSANRGLAIMDAPLGSVVAFATSPGKLASDGQGRNGVYTKYLLKHLRDPKLSIREILLKTRIDVVAETGRRQIPWDASSLLAEVYLGAPVSDADRPVPSVPASDEIKDNQAMVFNRTTWTEPTTGMEFVWVPAGCFTMGEDRLMGDNSPAHKVCLDGFWIGKYEVTQRQWTTVMDSDSFYNKGLGKPADGISWEQAMEFVRRLGETGSGRYSLPTEAQWEYAAAGGANPDQDVTDYRDVAWYHSNSKDGSHDVGTKAPNALGLHDMSGNVWEWCRDDYDSSAYEKHDPNNPEVREDSRLKVIRGGGYMSQVRDLNVRSRDRMAKSQGARQASITSKLGERRGHDYHLSSQFSDVIGFRVVRMDQ from the coding sequence ATGCGCACATTGATCCTTGTCTCCCTCGCCGCCGTCCTGCTCGCCCTTTCCTCACCGGCCCGGGCCTCCTCCCGCGTCGCCCTTGTCATCGGCAACAGCGACTACGAACAGGCCCCGCTGCAGAACCCGGCCAACGACGCCACCGACATCGCCACCGCCCTCATCGAGCTCGGCTTCGAGGTCAACCTGCTCAAGAACGGCGACAGGAACCAGATGGAACGCGCCATCAACGCCTTCGGCAAAAACCTACGGGGGGCGGAGATCGGGTTGTTCTATTTCGCGGGCCACGGCGCCGAGGTGGAGGGCATCAACTACCTCTTCCCGCTGCACGCGGGCATAGACTCCGAGGCGGACGTCAAATACCGGACCGTGGACTCGCGGTACGTTCTGGCGGAAATGGAGGGAGCCGGGCCGCGCTCGTCGATCATCATCCTCGACGCCTGCCGGAACAACCCGTTCGTCCGCAAATTCCGCTCGGCCAACCGGGGACTGGCGATCATGGATGCGCCCCTCGGCTCGGTGGTGGCCTTTGCCACCTCTCCGGGCAAGCTCGCTTCCGACGGCCAGGGGCGCAACGGCGTGTACACCAAATATCTGCTCAAACACCTGCGCGATCCCAAGCTCTCCATCCGCGAAATACTGCTCAAGACCCGCATAGACGTGGTCGCGGAGACCGGCCGCCGCCAAATCCCCTGGGACGCCTCCTCCCTTCTGGCCGAGGTCTACCTGGGGGCTCCCGTGTCCGACGCCGACCGCCCCGTCCCGTCCGTCCCTGCATCCGACGAGATCAAGGACAACCAGGCCATGGTCTTCAACCGCACCACCTGGACCGAGCCGACCACGGGCATGGAATTCGTCTGGGTCCCGGCGGGCTGCTTCACCATGGGCGAGGACCGGCTAATGGGCGACAACTCCCCGGCGCACAAGGTCTGCCTGGACGGCTTCTGGATCGGCAAATATGAAGTGACCCAGAGACAATGGACAACGGTCATGGACTCCGATTCCTTCTACAACAAAGGCCTCGGCAAGCCCGCGGACGGCATCTCCTGGGAGCAGGCCATGGAATTCGTGCGCAGACTCGGCGAAACGGGCTCCGGAAGATACTCCCTCCCGACCGAAGCTCAATGGGAATACGCCGCTGCGGGGGGCGCCAACCCCGACCAGGACGTCACGGACTACAGAGACGTGGCCTGGTATCACAGCAACAGCAAGGACGGCTCCCATGACGTCGGGACCAAGGCCCCGAACGCACTCGGGCTGCACGACATGTCCGGCAACGTCTGGGAATGGTGCCGGGACGACTACGACTCCTCGGCGTACGAGAAGCATGATCCGAACAACCCGGAGGTCCGGGAGGATTCCCGCCTGAAGGTCATTCGCGGCGGAGGATACATGTCCCAGGTGCGGGATTTGAACGTCAGGAGCAGAGACAGAATGGCCAAGAGCCAAGGCGCCAGACAAGCCTCCATAACGAGCAAACTCGGTGAACGAAGAGGGCATGACTATCATCTGAGTTCGCAGTTCTCGGACGTCATCGGCTTCCGTGTTGTCCGCATGGACCAGTGA